Genomic window (Nicotiana sylvestris chromosome 7, ASM39365v2, whole genome shotgun sequence):
attgtcagaaagctttcgacaaaatcaaagagtacttGTACACACCGCCATTTCTAGTCTCGCCAGAACTAGGATGACCTtttctactctatctatctgtactagatggagccttcggatgtgttttaggacaacatgacgagacaggaaggaaggagcaagccatatattacttgagtaagaagttcacaccttacgaagcatggTATTCTTTGCTtgaatgcacttgctgtgctttgacctggacaacccagaaattgaggcattacttctatgcctacactacatacctcatatccaggatggacccccCTAAAGTACACATTctagaaacccatgccgactAGAAATTTGGCCAAATGGCAGATATTGATAAGTGAGTTctatatcatctatgtaactcagaaggcggtcaagggacaagcattggtagaTCACCTTACTAAAAattcggtgggaggagaatacgaacccatGGAAatgtatttccctgatgaagaagtatcatttgtaggagaagatatTACTGAAACATATGATGGTTGggggatgttctttgacggagctgcaaatttcaaagtagtgggcattggagcagttttggtatcagaaacgggccaacattatccggtatctgccaaactcagatttccttgcaccaacaacatggtggAATATGAAGCcagcatactagggctcaacatggcagtcgacatgaaccttcaggagttgctggtaagcggcgattcagatttgcttgtgcaccaagtACGAGAAGAGTGGCCCACCAAGAATtctaagatattgccatatctgcaccatgtgcaggaattgagaaagaggtttacaaagatagaattccagtatgtgcccagaattcagaatgagttttcCGACGCATTAGCCagcttgtcatctatgatacaatatctagataagaattacattgatccTATTTCGGtgagaatccataatcagccggcatattgtgctcatgtcgaggaaggatcaaatggaaagccttggttccatgacatcaaagaatacttatcaaaaAGAGAATACCCGGAGTATGCAAatcatactcagaaacgcacgctccggagattgtcaaatcacttcttccacagcggaggaaacttgtacagaagaacccttgatctgggtttactaagatgtgttgacgcaaatgaagcttctaagctacttgaagACGTACATGCAGGGACCTAtggcccacacatgaatggtttcgtcttggctaagaagatactcaggggaggttac
Coding sequences:
- the LOC138873938 gene encoding uncharacterized protein, whose protein sequence is MPTRNLAKWQILISEFYIIYVTQKAVKGQALVDHLTKNSVGGEYEPMEMYFPDEEVSFVGEDITETYDGWGMFFDGAANFKVVGIGAVLVSETGQHYPVSAKLRFPCTNNMVEYEASILGLNMAVDMNLQELLVSGDSDLLVHQVREEWPTKNSKILPYLHHVQELRKRFTKIEFQYVPRIQNEFSDALASLSSMIQYLDKNYIDPISVRIHNQPAYCAHVEEGSNGKPWFHDIKEYLSKREYPEYANHTQKRTLRRLSNHFFHSGGNLYRRTLDLGLLRCVDANEASKLLEDVHAGTYGPHMNGFVLAKKILRGEAVSYKAVTKKVIAHFVKDRIVCRFGVLESIITDNAANLNSDMMKALCETFKIKHKNSTTYIPQMNGVVEAANKNTKKILRKMVENHKQWHEKLPFAFLGYHTMVRTSTEAIPYMLVYGTEAVIPAKVEIPSLRVIQEAELSDAEWIRSHYEQLDLIDGKRMNAMYHGQLYQNSMSRAFNKRVKPRQFTPGQLVLKKIFPHQDEGKGKFSPNWIGPYVVLRVLTGGALILAEMDGEIWENQSMQTQSRDTMLRRLTFPYLM